From a region of the Rathayibacter sp. VKM Ac-2804 genome:
- a CDS encoding oxygenase MpaB family protein, which produces MPVRTPVDRDVFREGVFLVAGARAILLQIAHPAVGAGVAEHSDFVHRALGRLFGTLSYLYALQFGTEDDVRTVQRRVNRAHAPVRGPGYTAFDPELQRWVAATITQSMLQLHEGAFGPLGREEADDIVHRSRVVGTALQMPEELWPDSRAAFDAYWERELTRLEVTPAARRVAHDLLDGGIAVWWLRPVGPYLRLMTAGLLPPELRAPFGFRWSTRQQARFDRALSRTFAVYRALPTAVRTAPSRFFLARVRAESDSGAAARVRSRA; this is translated from the coding sequence ATGCCCGTGCGCACCCCCGTCGACCGCGACGTCTTCCGCGAGGGCGTCTTCCTCGTCGCGGGAGCGCGCGCGATCCTGCTGCAGATCGCGCACCCCGCGGTCGGCGCCGGCGTCGCCGAGCACTCCGACTTCGTGCACCGCGCGCTCGGCCGGCTGTTCGGCACGCTCTCCTACCTCTACGCGCTGCAGTTCGGGACCGAGGACGACGTCCGCACCGTGCAGCGCCGGGTGAACCGCGCACACGCCCCGGTCCGCGGCCCGGGCTACACCGCGTTCGATCCGGAGCTGCAGCGCTGGGTCGCCGCGACGATCACCCAGTCGATGCTGCAGCTCCACGAGGGCGCCTTCGGTCCGCTCGGCCGCGAGGAGGCGGACGACATCGTGCACCGCTCGCGCGTGGTCGGCACCGCGCTGCAGATGCCCGAGGAGCTCTGGCCCGACTCGCGCGCGGCGTTCGACGCCTACTGGGAGCGGGAGCTCACCCGGCTCGAGGTCACGCCCGCCGCGCGCCGGGTCGCCCACGACCTGCTCGACGGCGGGATCGCCGTCTGGTGGCTGCGCCCGGTCGGCCCCTACCTCCGGCTGATGACGGCGGGCCTGCTGCCGCCGGAGCTCCGCGCGCCGTTCGGCTTCCGCTGGAGCACCCGGCAGCAGGCGAGGTTCGACCGGGCGCTCTCCCGCACCTTCGCCGTCTACCGCGCCCTGCCGACGGCGGTGCGCACGGCGCCGAGCCGCTTCTTCCTGGCCCGGGTGCGCGCGGAGTCCGATAGCGGAGCGGCCGCCCGCGTCAGAAGCCGGGCGTGA
- a CDS encoding phosphatase PAP2 family protein, which yields MKTRARITRRWIVFAVLAALGVAAVYWLAVLTPQGQAAENSGLRGADLVFGRATGTAAGALADVTPVSMIGGALLVAAIALIRRRPALALASVGSIVVTAGLTQLLKNVVLERPLLVETDSWYTGGSFPSGHTAAAVSVVFALAMVVPGPGRTVVLVVGGAVVVLVGNLTMAASWHRASDVLGADLVGLASASLACAWLSTRAQVGRAPRKPPRRAVLRVLLVCSVVLVLTLGALAVQGIQYYPDDTKDLTAFVLLQVLAAATSTVAVVGFALAWRGLDIGGTLTAPVRRQRAA from the coding sequence GTGAAGACCCGCGCCCGCATCACCCGCCGCTGGATCGTGTTCGCCGTGCTCGCCGCTCTCGGCGTGGCGGCCGTCTACTGGCTCGCCGTGCTGACCCCGCAGGGCCAGGCGGCCGAGAACTCCGGCCTCCGCGGCGCCGACCTCGTCTTCGGCCGTGCCACGGGCACGGCGGCGGGGGCGCTCGCGGACGTCACGCCGGTGTCGATGATCGGCGGTGCGCTGCTGGTCGCGGCGATCGCGCTGATCCGCCGGCGCCCCGCGCTGGCACTCGCCTCCGTCGGCTCGATCGTCGTCACGGCGGGGCTGACTCAGCTGCTCAAGAACGTCGTGCTCGAGCGGCCGCTGCTGGTGGAGACCGACTCCTGGTACACCGGCGGCAGCTTCCCGAGCGGGCACACCGCGGCGGCGGTGTCCGTGGTCTTCGCGCTGGCGATGGTCGTCCCGGGGCCCGGGCGCACGGTCGTGCTCGTGGTCGGCGGCGCCGTGGTGGTGCTGGTCGGCAATCTGACGATGGCGGCCTCCTGGCACCGCGCGAGCGACGTGCTGGGCGCCGATCTGGTCGGCCTGGCCTCCGCCTCGCTCGCCTGCGCCTGGCTGTCGACGCGGGCGCAGGTGGGCCGGGCGCCGCGGAAGCCGCCGCGCCGGGCGGTGCTGCGGGTCCTGCTCGTCTGCTCGGTCGTGCTCGTGCTGACCCTCGGGGCGCTCGCCGTGCAGGGCATCCAGTACTACCCGGACGACACGAAGGATCTCACCGCGTTCGTGCTGCTGCAGGTGCTCGCGGCGGCGACCTCCACGGTCGCGGTGGTCGGCTTCGCGCTGGCCTGGCGCGGCCTGGACATCGGCGGGACGCTCACCGCGCCCGTGCGGCGCCAGCGCGCCGCCTGA
- a CDS encoding UvrD-helicase domain-containing protein: MSLLFDPSDSRATPVIVGAPGGPSGDSARTDPEHERLVAGLNPQQREAVEYRGDALLIVAGAGSGKTSVLTRRIASLLGSGEAWPSQILAITFTNKAAAEMRERVEKIVGQAAEGMWISTFHSACVRILRREAENFGMTSSFTIYDSGDQRALLKRIVKDLEADSLGITVASASSKISKLKNELADVDSYARTANMSDPNEEMFLQVFRAYSRALESANAFDFDDLIAQTVYLFRAFPHVAAKYQRRFRHVMVDEYQDTNHAQYSLIHELTRAVPPATIAAAAFDRPYRGPVTADGSIPGASLTVVGDSDQSIYAFRGADIRNIVEFERDFPGCRVILLEQNYRSTQNILSAANAVISNNFDRRAKNLWSASGEGEKIIGYTGYSGHDEAQFVVDEIARIHAAGTGYDEIAVFYRTNAQTRALEEIFIRSALPYRILGGTKFYERAEIKDALAYLITVANPADVLALRRIMNTPKRGIGPATEAQLQSFADTNAVTLREAMRNAGSLGMGPKVTKAIVDLAMLLDECALMLDPARPEGEAKVHEVLTALLTRSGYIDMLRASRDPQDEARAENVDELIAVTKEFARNNPDGGLVDFLTEVSLVAAADDLDDDSGTVSLMTLHTAKGLEYDAVFLTGIEEDLLPHRISANEPGGPAEERRLFYVGITRARKRLYLSLAMTRAQYGETSVAMPSRFLQEIPAELIEWRQSPGAATSRGGTQPRALNAQRPGFGRSKSNTEFRQALAAAPKAKGEFPNRITGMVRDNGDLELIAGDRIRHTDFGEGRVNAVTGEGSKRVAHVLFDQVGAKKLLIKVAPIEKL, encoded by the coding sequence ATGAGCCTCCTCTTCGATCCGAGCGATTCCCGCGCCACCCCGGTCATCGTCGGCGCGCCCGGCGGGCCCTCCGGCGACTCCGCGCGCACCGACCCCGAGCACGAGCGGCTGGTGGCAGGTCTGAACCCGCAGCAGCGCGAGGCGGTCGAGTACCGCGGCGACGCGCTGCTCATCGTCGCGGGCGCCGGCTCGGGCAAGACCAGCGTGCTCACGCGGCGCATCGCCAGCCTGCTCGGCAGCGGCGAGGCCTGGCCGAGTCAGATCCTCGCGATCACCTTCACCAACAAGGCCGCCGCCGAGATGCGCGAGCGCGTCGAGAAGATCGTCGGCCAGGCCGCCGAGGGGATGTGGATCTCGACGTTCCACTCCGCCTGCGTGCGGATCCTGCGCCGCGAGGCCGAGAACTTCGGCATGACCTCGTCGTTCACCATCTACGACTCGGGCGATCAGCGCGCCCTGCTCAAGCGGATCGTGAAGGACCTCGAGGCGGACTCGCTCGGCATCACGGTCGCGAGCGCCTCGTCCAAGATCTCCAAGCTCAAGAACGAGCTCGCCGACGTCGACTCCTACGCGCGGACCGCGAACATGAGCGACCCGAACGAGGAGATGTTCCTCCAGGTCTTCCGCGCCTACTCGCGCGCCCTCGAGAGCGCGAACGCCTTCGACTTCGACGACCTGATCGCGCAGACGGTCTACCTCTTCCGGGCGTTCCCGCACGTCGCCGCGAAGTACCAGCGCCGCTTCCGGCACGTGATGGTCGACGAGTACCAGGACACGAACCACGCGCAGTACTCACTGATCCACGAGCTGACCCGGGCCGTGCCGCCCGCGACGATCGCCGCTGCCGCCTTCGACCGCCCCTACCGCGGCCCGGTGACGGCCGACGGCTCGATCCCCGGGGCCTCGCTCACCGTCGTGGGCGACTCGGACCAGTCGATCTACGCGTTCCGCGGGGCGGACATCCGCAACATCGTCGAGTTCGAGCGCGACTTCCCGGGCTGCCGGGTGATCCTGCTCGAGCAGAACTACCGCTCGACGCAGAACATCCTCTCGGCCGCGAACGCCGTCATCTCGAACAACTTCGACCGCCGCGCGAAGAACCTCTGGTCGGCCAGCGGCGAGGGCGAGAAGATCATCGGCTACACGGGGTACTCCGGCCACGACGAGGCGCAGTTCGTCGTCGACGAGATCGCCCGGATCCACGCGGCCGGCACCGGCTACGACGAGATCGCCGTGTTCTACCGCACCAACGCGCAGACCCGCGCGCTGGAGGAGATCTTCATCCGCTCGGCGCTGCCCTATCGGATCCTCGGCGGCACCAAGTTCTACGAGCGCGCCGAGATCAAGGACGCGCTCGCGTACCTGATCACCGTCGCGAATCCGGCGGACGTGCTGGCGCTGCGCCGGATCATGAACACGCCCAAGCGCGGCATCGGCCCGGCGACGGAGGCGCAGCTGCAGTCCTTCGCCGACACCAACGCGGTGACCCTGCGCGAGGCGATGCGCAATGCCGGGTCGCTCGGCATGGGGCCGAAGGTGACGAAGGCCATCGTCGACCTCGCGATGCTGCTCGACGAGTGCGCCCTGATGCTCGATCCGGCGCGGCCCGAGGGCGAGGCGAAGGTGCACGAGGTGCTCACGGCGCTGCTGACCCGCAGCGGCTACATCGACATGCTCCGCGCCAGCCGCGACCCGCAGGACGAGGCGCGCGCCGAGAACGTCGACGAGCTCATCGCCGTGACGAAGGAGTTCGCCCGCAACAACCCCGACGGCGGTCTCGTCGACTTCCTGACCGAGGTGTCGCTCGTCGCCGCGGCGGACGACCTGGACGACGACTCCGGGACCGTGTCGCTGATGACCCTGCACACCGCGAAGGGCCTCGAGTACGACGCGGTGTTCCTCACCGGCATCGAGGAGGACCTGCTCCCGCACCGCATCTCGGCGAACGAGCCGGGCGGCCCCGCGGAGGAGCGGCGGCTGTTCTACGTGGGGATCACCCGTGCGCGGAAGCGGCTCTACCTCTCGCTCGCGATGACACGGGCGCAGTACGGCGAGACCTCGGTCGCGATGCCCAGCCGGTTCCTCCAGGAGATCCCGGCCGAGCTGATCGAGTGGCGCCAGTCGCCGGGGGCCGCGACCTCGCGCGGCGGCACCCAGCCGCGGGCGCTCAACGCGCAGCGGCCCGGCTTCGGCCGCTCGAAGTCGAACACCGAGTTCCGCCAGGCGCTCGCCGCGGCGCCGAAGGCCAAGGGCGAGTTCCCCAACCGGATCACCGGGATGGTGCGCGACAACGGCGACCTCGAGCTGATCGCGGGGGACCGCATCCGGCACACCGACTTCGGCGAGGGCCGCGTCAACGCGGTCACCGGCGAGGGCAGCAAGCGGGTCGCGCACGTGCTCTTCGACCAGGTCGGCGCCAAGAAGCTGCTGATCAAGGTCGCGCCGATCGAGAAGCTCTGA
- a CDS encoding long-chain fatty acid--CoA ligase, with protein sequence MSITEPRTTEAPAAPPPTAGFGTVSVAAILAEAARRTPTTIAVRVGPQAIDYRTLWDQTRAYAGALRAQGVGPGDRVALLIPNVPDFPRGYFAVLALGAVVVPVHALLKHDEIAYVLRDSGATALICAAPLLAEGAAGAALADVPVLSVLVPDGTESPFPRLEDLAADGTPIDTYVPRSPFDTATILYTSGTTGRPKGAEGTHFAIVSQSDVLLMNTFDLHQGDVVLGALPLFHTFGQVCAMNTAFRTAATVVLVPRFDGDAALEAMIAHGCTVFEGVPTMYVALLDAATRREDRPPLRYAVSGGAALPVAVIERFREVFGVEIYEGYGLTETSPVATFNHVGVPPRAGTVGTPIWGVDVEVARAEVTDRIELLPRGELGEIVVRGHNLMKGYLGNPEASAAAVVDGWFRTGDLGTKDDEDYIRILDRTKDMIIRNGYNVYPREVEEVLIGHSDVANAAVFGVPDEKHGQEIMAAVVLLPSATATAEELIAYANEHLAAFKYPRRIELVDTLPLGPSGKILKRELVAQYS encoded by the coding sequence ATGAGCATCACCGAACCGCGCACGACCGAGGCACCCGCCGCACCCCCGCCCACGGCCGGGTTCGGCACCGTCTCGGTCGCGGCGATCCTGGCGGAGGCGGCCCGCCGCACGCCGACGACGATCGCGGTCCGGGTCGGCCCGCAGGCCATCGACTACCGGACCCTCTGGGACCAGACCCGCGCCTACGCCGGCGCCCTCCGCGCACAGGGCGTCGGCCCCGGCGACCGGGTGGCCCTGCTGATCCCCAACGTCCCCGACTTCCCGCGCGGCTACTTCGCCGTCCTCGCCCTCGGCGCCGTCGTCGTGCCGGTGCACGCGCTTCTGAAGCACGACGAGATCGCCTACGTCCTCCGCGACTCGGGAGCGACCGCCCTGATCTGCGCCGCCCCGCTGCTGGCCGAGGGCGCCGCCGGAGCAGCCCTGGCCGACGTCCCCGTGCTGAGCGTGCTGGTGCCCGACGGCACCGAGAGCCCCTTCCCCCGCCTCGAGGACCTCGCCGCCGACGGGACGCCGATCGACACCTACGTGCCGCGCTCGCCGTTCGACACCGCGACGATCCTCTACACCAGCGGCACCACCGGCCGGCCGAAGGGGGCTGAGGGCACGCACTTCGCGATCGTCTCGCAGTCCGACGTGCTCCTGATGAACACCTTCGACCTGCACCAGGGCGACGTCGTGCTCGGCGCGCTGCCGCTCTTCCACACCTTCGGCCAGGTCTGCGCGATGAATACGGCGTTCCGCACCGCGGCGACCGTCGTGCTCGTGCCCAGATTCGACGGCGACGCGGCGCTCGAGGCGATGATCGCGCACGGCTGCACCGTGTTCGAGGGCGTCCCGACGATGTACGTCGCGCTGCTCGACGCCGCGACCCGCCGCGAGGACCGCCCGCCGCTGCGCTACGCGGTCTCCGGCGGAGCGGCCCTGCCCGTCGCCGTGATCGAGCGCTTCCGCGAGGTGTTCGGCGTCGAGATCTACGAGGGCTACGGCCTGACCGAGACCTCGCCCGTCGCCACCTTCAACCACGTCGGCGTCCCGCCGCGTGCCGGCACCGTCGGCACGCCGATCTGGGGCGTGGACGTCGAGGTCGCCCGGGCCGAGGTGACCGACCGGATCGAGCTGCTCCCGCGCGGCGAGCTGGGCGAGATCGTGGTCCGCGGCCACAACCTGATGAAGGGCTACCTCGGCAATCCCGAGGCGTCGGCCGCGGCGGTCGTCGACGGCTGGTTCCGCACCGGCGACCTCGGTACGAAGGACGACGAGGACTACATCCGCATCCTCGACCGGACCAAGGACATGATCATCCGCAACGGCTACAACGTGTACCCGCGCGAGGTGGAGGAGGTGCTGATCGGGCACTCGGACGTGGCCAATGCCGCCGTCTTCGGCGTGCCGGACGAGAAGCACGGCCAGGAGATCATGGCCGCCGTGGTCCTGCTGCCCTCGGCGACGGCGACCGCGGAGGAGCTGATCGCCTACGCGAACGAGCACCTCGCCGCCTTCAAGTACCCCCGCCGCATCGAGCTCGTCGACACTCTCCCCCTGGGCCCGAGTGGCAAGATCCTGAAGCGCGAGCTCGTCGCCCAGTACTCCTGA
- a CDS encoding universal stress protein: MDAVVVGVGGAGPSGAALRWALEFARAHRLPVELVAVVEPPRARLRGADAGQRVLADDALDRARSLAASDFPDVPVRARPLQGDLVPVLAEAAPPGALLVLGAHPLSRRAVARSAPVAVRVAAASRSAVALIPEPDGDEPIRSGVAVGVDGSEVSLTAIRFAADEADRRHEPLLALHAWQLPGTWSDSTPVERRVIDAIEEDEDLLLAESLVGLGDSHPDLEVRRSLVRGNPVERLTALAASSRLLVLGSHGRGAFLRLLLGSVSHSLALTVPGPLVVLRHPERAR, from the coding sequence ATGGACGCGGTCGTGGTCGGAGTCGGCGGAGCGGGCCCGAGCGGGGCCGCCCTGCGCTGGGCGCTCGAGTTCGCGCGGGCGCACCGGCTGCCCGTCGAGCTCGTCGCCGTGGTCGAGCCGCCCCGGGCCCGGCTCCGCGGAGCCGATGCCGGTCAGCGCGTGCTCGCGGACGACGCCCTCGACCGGGCCCGCTCGCTCGCGGCGTCGGACTTCCCGGACGTCCCCGTGCGAGCGCGCCCACTCCAGGGCGACCTCGTGCCCGTGCTGGCCGAGGCGGCACCGCCCGGCGCCCTGCTCGTCCTCGGCGCCCACCCGCTGAGCCGCCGCGCCGTCGCACGGAGCGCCCCGGTGGCCGTGCGGGTCGCCGCGGCCTCCCGCTCCGCCGTCGCGCTGATCCCCGAACCCGACGGTGACGAGCCGATCCGGTCCGGAGTCGCGGTCGGGGTGGACGGCTCCGAGGTCTCGCTCACGGCGATCCGCTTCGCCGCCGACGAGGCCGACCGCCGCCACGAGCCGCTGCTCGCCCTGCACGCCTGGCAGCTCCCCGGCACCTGGAGCGACTCCACCCCCGTCGAGCGCCGGGTCATCGATGCGATCGAGGAGGACGAGGACCTCCTGCTCGCCGAGTCGCTCGTCGGCCTCGGCGACTCCCATCCCGACCTCGAGGTGCGCCGCTCGCTCGTCCGCGGGAACCCGGTCGAGCGGCTGACCGCGCTCGCGGCCTCGTCCCGGCTGCTCGTCCTCGGCAGTCACGGGCGCGGCGCGTTCCTGCGCCTGCTGCTCGGCTCGGTCAGTCACAGCCTCGCGCTGACGGTGCCGGGTCCGCTCGTCGTTCTGCGGCATCCCGAGCGCGCTCGCTGA
- a CDS encoding G5 domain-containing protein, with the protein MSPRHPHLPPDLPGRSRRNRRSDDRRPAPSRPFERRVQDSAPAGVADRSPSGRRPLHWGSLRLTRLRLTPLQWIVGGVTLFLALVAWLTGGPWSALIMIALVVLITAAYGVLLRRPTWLGLPRRRRASAMTGAVAMLVLVLSTSAFGSTSAPAPAEEQAVASGAESPASFAAAPTRAATPSPTPTPTPTPTPTVVITTEQVTETAPIARASRTEDDPTAAQGTSTVVAGVDGVLTRTFEVVKHDGVEVSRAQLSEAVTTPAVDDVTRVGTMVPAPAPAAAAADAGCHPSYAGECVPIASDGDCASGSGDGPVYIRGPVTVVGPDEYDLDRDGDGVACDK; encoded by the coding sequence ATGAGCCCCCGCCACCCGCACCTCCCGCCCGATCTGCCTGGACGCTCCCGGCGGAACCGCCGCTCCGACGACCGGCGGCCCGCCCCGAGCCGGCCATTCGAGCGCAGGGTCCAGGACAGCGCGCCCGCCGGCGTCGCCGATCGCAGTCCCTCCGGACGCCGCCCGCTGCACTGGGGATCGCTGCGGCTCACCCGGCTCCGCCTCACTCCGCTGCAGTGGATCGTCGGCGGGGTCACCCTCTTCCTCGCCCTCGTCGCCTGGCTGACGGGCGGACCCTGGTCGGCGCTGATCATGATCGCCCTCGTCGTGCTGATCACGGCCGCCTACGGCGTGCTCCTGCGCCGGCCGACCTGGCTCGGACTGCCGCGCCGCCGCCGAGCCTCGGCGATGACGGGGGCCGTGGCGATGCTCGTGCTCGTCCTGAGCACCTCGGCGTTCGGATCCACGTCCGCGCCGGCACCGGCCGAGGAGCAGGCCGTGGCGTCCGGGGCCGAGAGCCCGGCGTCCTTCGCCGCCGCGCCGACTCGCGCGGCCACGCCGTCTCCCACCCCCACCCCGACGCCGACCCCCACCCCGACCGTCGTCATCACGACCGAGCAGGTCACCGAGACCGCCCCGATCGCCCGCGCCTCGCGCACCGAGGACGACCCGACCGCCGCGCAGGGCACGAGCACCGTCGTCGCGGGCGTCGACGGCGTGCTCACCCGCACCTTCGAGGTCGTCAAGCACGACGGCGTCGAGGTCTCCCGCGCCCAGCTGTCGGAGGCGGTCACCACTCCCGCCGTCGACGACGTCACCCGGGTTGGCACGATGGTCCCGGCTCCGGCACCGGCGGCCGCGGCGGCCGACGCAGGCTGCCACCCCAGCTACGCCGGCGAGTGCGTCCCGATCGCCTCCGACGGCGACTGCGCCTCCGGCAGCGGCGATGGCCCCGTCTACATCCGGGGCCCGGTGACGGTCGTCGGCCCTGACGAGTACGACCTCGACCGCGACGGCGACGGCGTCGCCTGCGACAAGTAG
- a CDS encoding phosphatase PAP2 family protein translates to MTGRGPLAARVATEAFAPPVLAMVVPLIVGARVADPPLLGVAWGALAALFVGVLPYLVVRLLMRAGRIRGDHHVPDRRERALPIGLALVSIVVGLVLLAALGAPAAVTTFGVVTVAVLVVIGIVNLGWKLSGHAAVVATCAVVVLIAYGPWSLLITVPVALWTGWSRVRLGAHTPAQVIAGAVVGAVLASLVWSLLG, encoded by the coding sequence GTGACCGGGCGCGGTCCGCTCGCGGCGCGGGTGGCGACCGAGGCGTTCGCGCCGCCGGTCCTGGCGATGGTCGTGCCGCTGATCGTGGGCGCGCGGGTCGCGGATCCGCCGCTGCTCGGGGTGGCCTGGGGCGCGCTGGCGGCGCTGTTCGTGGGGGTGCTGCCGTATCTCGTCGTGCGGCTGCTGATGCGCGCGGGGCGGATCCGCGGGGATCACCACGTGCCTGATCGGCGGGAGCGCGCGCTGCCGATCGGCCTCGCGCTGGTCTCGATCGTGGTCGGGCTCGTGCTGCTCGCGGCGCTCGGGGCGCCGGCCGCGGTGACGACCTTCGGCGTGGTGACGGTCGCGGTGCTCGTCGTGATCGGGATCGTCAACCTCGGCTGGAAGCTGTCGGGCCACGCGGCCGTCGTCGCGACCTGCGCGGTGGTGGTGCTGATCGCCTACGGCCCGTGGTCCCTGCTGATCACCGTGCCGGTCGCGCTCTGGACCGGCTGGTCGCGGGTGCGCCTCGGCGCCCACACGCCGGCCCAGGTGATCGCGGGAGCCGTGGTCGGTGCCGTGCTCGCCTCGCTCGTCTGGTCCCTCCTGGGCTGA
- the sucC gene encoding ADP-forming succinate--CoA ligase subunit beta, with protein MDLFEYQARDLFEKYGVPVLPGIVADTPEEVRAAAEKLGGVTVVKAQVKIGGRGKAGGVKVAKTADDAFEAAKSILGLDIKGHVVKRVMVAGGARIDREFYFSVLLDRANRSYLSLTSYEGGMEIEQLAVERPEALARVEVVPGQGIDQAKAEEIARAAKFPEELIAKVAPVLVKLYDVYTGEDATLVEVNPLVLTEEGDIVALDGKVSLDENAGFRHAEHAALEDKDAADPLEAKAKENDLNYVKLDGEVGIIGNGAGLVMSTLDVVAYAGEKHNGVKPANFLDIGGGASAQVMANGLDVILGDEQVKSVFVNVFGGITACDAVANGILQALEILGDSATKPLVVRLDGNKVEEGRAILEAAANPLITLAATMDEGADKAAALAAA; from the coding sequence GTGGATCTCTTCGAATACCAGGCCCGTGATCTGTTCGAGAAGTACGGCGTGCCCGTGCTCCCCGGCATCGTCGCCGACACGCCGGAGGAGGTGCGCGCCGCGGCGGAGAAGCTGGGCGGCGTCACCGTCGTCAAGGCGCAGGTCAAGATCGGCGGCCGCGGCAAGGCGGGCGGCGTGAAGGTCGCGAAGACCGCGGACGACGCGTTCGAGGCGGCGAAGTCGATCCTCGGCCTGGACATCAAGGGCCACGTCGTCAAGCGCGTCATGGTCGCCGGCGGCGCCCGCATCGACCGCGAGTTCTACTTCTCGGTCCTGCTCGACCGGGCCAACCGCTCCTACCTCTCGCTCACCTCCTACGAGGGCGGCATGGAGATCGAGCAGCTCGCCGTCGAGCGGCCCGAGGCCCTCGCCCGCGTCGAGGTCGTCCCCGGCCAGGGCATCGACCAGGCCAAGGCCGAGGAGATCGCCCGCGCGGCGAAGTTCCCGGAGGAGCTGATCGCCAAGGTCGCCCCCGTGCTCGTGAAGCTCTACGACGTCTACACCGGCGAGGACGCGACGCTCGTCGAGGTCAACCCGCTCGTGCTCACCGAGGAGGGCGACATCGTCGCGCTCGACGGCAAGGTCTCGCTCGACGAGAACGCCGGCTTCCGCCACGCCGAGCACGCCGCGCTCGAGGACAAGGACGCGGCCGACCCGCTCGAGGCCAAGGCCAAGGAGAACGACCTCAACTACGTGAAGCTCGACGGCGAGGTCGGCATCATCGGCAACGGCGCGGGCCTGGTCATGTCGACGCTCGACGTCGTCGCCTACGCCGGCGAGAAGCACAACGGCGTCAAGCCGGCCAACTTCCTCGACATCGGCGGCGGAGCCTCCGCCCAGGTGATGGCGAACGGCCTCGACGTGATCCTCGGCGACGAGCAGGTCAAGAGCGTCTTCGTCAACGTCTTCGGCGGCATCACCGCCTGCGACGCGGTCGCCAACGGCATCCTGCAGGCCCTCGAGATCCTCGGCGACTCGGCCACCAAGCCGCTCGTCGTGCGCCTCGACGGCAACAAGGTGGAGGAGGGCCGCGCGATCCTCGAGGCCGCCGCCAACCCGCTCATCACCCTGGCCGCGACGATGGACGAGGGCGCCGACAAGGCCGCCGCACTCGCCGCCGCGTAA
- the sucD gene encoding succinate--CoA ligase subunit alpha, with protein sequence MSIFLNKDSKVIVQGITGGEGTKHTALMLKAGTNVVGGVNARKAGTTVTHGDVELPVFGTVKEAIEATGADVSIAFVPPAFSKDAVIEAIDAEIGLLVVITEGIPVQDSAEFWAYAQEKGNKTRIIGPNCPGIITPGESLVGITPATITGKGPIGLVSKSGTLTYQMMYELRDLGFSTAIGIGGDPIIGTTHIDALAAFEADPETKAIVMIGEIGGDAEERAADFIKANVTKPVVGYVAGFTAPEGKTMGHAGAIVSGSAGTAQAKKEALEAAGVRVGKTPSETADLLREVYAAL encoded by the coding sequence ATGTCGATCTTCCTCAACAAGGACTCCAAGGTCATCGTCCAGGGCATCACCGGCGGCGAGGGCACCAAGCACACCGCGCTGATGCTCAAGGCCGGCACGAACGTCGTCGGCGGCGTCAACGCCCGCAAGGCCGGCACGACCGTCACCCACGGCGACGTCGAGCTCCCCGTCTTCGGCACCGTCAAGGAGGCCATCGAGGCCACCGGCGCCGATGTCTCGATCGCGTTCGTCCCGCCCGCCTTCTCGAAGGACGCCGTCATCGAGGCGATCGACGCCGAGATCGGCCTCCTCGTCGTCATCACCGAGGGCATCCCGGTGCAGGACTCGGCCGAGTTCTGGGCCTACGCGCAGGAGAAGGGCAACAAGACCCGGATCATCGGCCCGAACTGCCCCGGCATCATCACGCCGGGCGAGTCGCTCGTGGGCATCACCCCCGCGACGATCACCGGCAAGGGCCCGATCGGCCTCGTCTCGAAGTCGGGCACCCTGACCTACCAGATGATGTACGAGCTGCGCGATCTGGGCTTCTCGACCGCCATCGGCATCGGCGGCGACCCGATCATCGGCACCACGCACATTGACGCCCTCGCGGCGTTCGAGGCGGACCCGGAGACCAAGGCGATCGTGATGATCGGCGAGATCGGCGGCGACGCCGAGGAGCGCGCGGCCGACTTCATCAAGGCGAACGTCACCAAGCCGGTCGTCGGCTACGTCGCGGGCTTCACCGCTCCCGAGGGCAAGACGATGGGCCACGCCGGCGCCATCGTCTCCGGCTCCGCGGGCACGGCGCAGGCGAAGAAGGAGGCCCTCGAGGCCGCCGGCGTCCGGGTGGGCAAGACGCCCTCCGAGACGGCCGACCTGCTCCGCGAGGTCTACGCGGCGCTGTAG